In a single window of the Streptomyces cinnabarinus genome:
- the rpoB gene encoding DNA-directed RNA polymerase subunit beta has protein sequence MAASRTASTANTNNGASTAPLRISFAKIKEPLEVPNLLALQTESFDWLLGNTAWQSRVEAALESGQDVPTKSGLEEIFEEISPIEDFSGSMSLTFRDHRFEPPKNSIDECKDRDFTYAAPLFVTAEFTNNETGEIKSQTVFMGDFPLMTHKGTFVINGTERVVVSQLVRSPGVYFDSSIDKTSDKDIFSAKIIPSRGAWLEMEIDKRDMVGVRIDRKRKQSVTVLLKALGWTTEQILEEFGEYESMRATLEKDHTQGQDDALLDIYRKLRPGEPPTREAAQTLLENLYFNPKRYDLAKVGRYKVNKKLGAEAPLDAGILTVEDVISTIKYLVKLHAGETETAADNGQTIVVETDDIDHFGNRRLRSVGELIQNQVRTGLARMERVVRERMTTQDVEAITPQTLINIRPVVASIKEFFGTSQLSQFMDQNNPLSGLTHKRRLSALGPGGLSRERAGFEVRDVHPSHYGRMCPIETPEGPNIGLIGSLASYGRVNAFGFVETPYRKVVDGQVTDEVDYLTADEEDRFVIAQANATLNDDMRFAEARVLVRRRGGEVDYVGGEDVDYMDVSPRQMVSVATAMIPFLEHDDANRALMGANMMRQAVPLIKSEAPLVGTGMEYRSAVDAGDVVKAEKAGVVQEVSADYITTANDDGTYITYRLAKFARSNQGTSVNQKVIIDEGDRVIEGQVLADGAATENGEMALGKNLLVAFMPWEGHNYEDAIILSQRLVQDDVLSSIHIEEHEVDARDTKLGPEEITRDIPNVSEEVLADLDERGIIRIGAEVIAGDILVGKVTPKGETELTPEERLLRAIFGEKAREVRDTSLKVPHGETGKVIGVRVFDREEGDELPPGVNQLVRVYVAQKRKITDGDKLAGRHGNKGVISKILPIEDMPFLEDGTPVDIILNPLGVPSRMNPGQVLEIHLGWLASRGWDVSGLADEWAQRLQVIGADQVAPGTNVATPVFDGAREDELAGLLNHTIPNRDGERMVLPTGKARLFDGRSGEPFPDPISVGYMYILKLHHLVDDKLHARSTGPYSMITQQPLGGKAQFGGQRFGEMEVWALEAYGAAYALQELLTIKSDDVTGRVKVYEAIVKGENIPEPGIPESFKVLIKEMQSLCLNVEVLSSDGMSIEMRDTDEDVFRAAEELGIDLSRREPSSVEEV, from the coding sequence TTGGCCGCCTCGCGCACTGCCTCGACCGCGAATACGAACAACGGCGCCAGCACCGCCCCGCTGCGCATCTCCTTTGCAAAGATCAAGGAGCCCCTCGAGGTTCCCAACCTGCTCGCGCTGCAGACCGAGAGCTTTGACTGGCTGCTCGGGAACACCGCCTGGCAGAGTCGGGTCGAGGCGGCTCTGGAGTCGGGTCAGGACGTCCCCACCAAGTCCGGTCTGGAGGAGATCTTCGAGGAGATCTCCCCGATCGAGGACTTCTCCGGGTCGATGTCGCTGACGTTCCGCGACCACCGTTTCGAGCCCCCGAAGAACAGCATCGACGAGTGCAAGGACCGCGACTTCACGTATGCGGCCCCGCTCTTCGTGACGGCTGAGTTCACCAACAACGAGACCGGCGAGATCAAGTCTCAGACGGTCTTCATGGGCGACTTCCCGCTCATGACGCACAAGGGCACCTTCGTCATCAACGGCACCGAGCGTGTCGTGGTGTCGCAGCTGGTCCGTTCGCCCGGTGTCTACTTCGACTCCTCCATCGACAAGACGTCCGACAAGGACATCTTCTCGGCCAAGATCATCCCGTCCCGGGGTGCCTGGCTGGAGATGGAGATCGACAAGCGTGACATGGTCGGTGTGCGTATCGACCGCAAGCGCAAGCAGTCCGTGACCGTTCTGCTCAAGGCTCTCGGTTGGACGACCGAGCAGATCCTGGAGGAGTTCGGCGAGTACGAGTCCATGCGCGCCACCCTGGAGAAGGACCACACCCAGGGCCAGGACGACGCGCTGCTCGACATCTACCGCAAGCTGCGTCCGGGCGAGCCCCCCACGCGTGAGGCCGCGCAGACGCTGCTGGAGAACCTGTACTTCAACCCCAAGCGCTACGACCTGGCCAAGGTCGGCCGCTACAAGGTCAACAAGAAGCTGGGTGCGGAGGCTCCGCTCGACGCGGGCATCCTGACCGTCGAGGACGTCATCTCGACGATCAAGTACCTGGTGAAGCTGCACGCCGGTGAGACCGAGACGGCCGCGGACAACGGCCAGACGATCGTCGTCGAGACCGACGACATCGACCACTTCGGCAACCGTCGTCTGCGCAGCGTCGGCGAGCTCATCCAGAACCAGGTCCGTACGGGCCTGGCGCGTATGGAGCGCGTCGTCCGTGAGCGCATGACGACTCAGGACGTCGAGGCGATCACGCCGCAGACCCTGATCAACATCCGGCCGGTCGTCGCCTCCATCAAGGAGTTCTTCGGCACCAGCCAGCTGTCGCAGTTCATGGACCAGAACAACCCGCTGTCGGGTCTCACCCACAAGCGCCGTCTGTCGGCTCTTGGCCCGGGTGGTCTCTCCCGTGAGCGGGCCGGCTTCGAGGTCCGTGACGTGCACCCCTCGCACTACGGCCGCATGTGCCCGATCGAGACGCCCGAAGGCCCGAACATCGGTCTGATCGGTTCGCTCGCCTCCTACGGCCGGGTCAACGCGTTCGGCTTCGTCGAGACGCCGTACCGCAAGGTCGTCGACGGCCAGGTCACCGACGAGGTGGACTACCTGACCGCCGACGAGGAGGACCGGTTCGTCATCGCGCAGGCCAACGCCACGCTCAACGACGACATGCGGTTCGCCGAGGCCCGCGTCCTGGTCCGCCGCCGTGGCGGCGAGGTCGACTACGTCGGTGGCGAGGACGTCGACTACATGGACGTCTCGCCGCGCCAGATGGTGTCGGTCGCGACCGCCATGATCCCGTTCCTCGAGCACGACGACGCCAACCGTGCCCTCATGGGCGCGAACATGATGCGTCAGGCCGTGCCGCTGATTAAGTCCGAGGCCCCGCTCGTCGGCACCGGCATGGAGTACCGCTCCGCCGTCGACGCCGGTGACGTGGTCAAGGCCGAGAAGGCGGGTGTGGTCCAGGAGGTCTCCGCGGACTACATCACCACCGCCAACGACGACGGCACGTACATCACGTACCGCCTGGCCAAGTTCGCCCGCTCCAACCAGGGCACCTCGGTCAACCAGAAGGTCATCATCGACGAGGGCGACCGCGTCATCGAGGGCCAGGTCCTCGCCGACGGCGCGGCCACCGAGAACGGCGAGATGGCGCTGGGCAAGAACCTGCTCGTGGCGTTCATGCCGTGGGAGGGTCACAACTACGAGGACGCGATCATCCTGTCGCAGCGCCTCGTGCAGGACGACGTCCTCTCCTCGATCCACATCGAGGAGCACGAGGTCGACGCGCGTGACACCAAGCTCGGCCCCGAGGAGATCACCCGGGACATCCCGAACGTCTCCGAGGAGGTCCTCGCCGACCTCGACGAGCGCGGCATCATCCGCATCGGCGCCGAGGTCATCGCCGGCGACATCCTCGTCGGCAAGGTCACGCCCAAGGGTGAGACCGAGCTGACGCCGGAGGAGCGCCTGCTGCGCGCGATCTTCGGTGAGAAGGCCCGTGAGGTCCGTGACACCTCGCTGAAGGTGCCGCACGGCGAGACCGGCAAGGTCATCGGCGTCCGCGTCTTCGACCGCGAGGAGGGCGACGAGCTTCCCCCCGGTGTGAACCAGCTGGTGCGCGTCTACGTCGCGCAGAAGCGCAAGATCACCGACGGTGACAAGCTCGCCGGCCGCCACGGCAACAAGGGCGTCATCTCGAAGATCCTGCCGATCGAGGACATGCCGTTCCTGGAGGACGGCACCCCGGTCGACATCATCCTCAACCCGCTGGGTGTGCCGTCCCGAATGAACCCGGGACAGGTGCTGGAGATCCACCTCGGCTGGCTCGCCAGCCGCGGCTGGGACGTCTCCGGTCTCGCGGACGAGTGGGCGCAGCGCCTTCAGGTGATCGGCGCCGACCAGGTCGCCCCGGGCACGAACGTCGCGACCCCGGTCTTCGACGGTGCGCGCGAGGACGAGCTCGCGGGTCTGCTGAACCACACCATCCCGAACCGCGACGGCGAGCGCATGGTGCTCCCGACCGGTAAGGCGCGGCTGTTCGACGGCCGTAGCGGTGAGCCGTTCCCGGACCCGATCTCGGTCGGGTACATGTACATCCTCAAGCTCCACCACCTGGTCGACGACAAGCTGCACGCCCGGTCGACCGGTCCGTACTCCATGATCACCCAGCAGCCGCTGGGTGGTAAGGCTCA